In the genome of Stomoxys calcitrans chromosome 4, idStoCalc2.1, whole genome shotgun sequence, the window CTCTCGGGTACCGCCTCGTTACCCTGAAAATTATCGACTATCCTGCGAAAGACACAGTTGTCCAGAGTCCCATGTCATACCATACATCCCTACTCCTATTCCTATCATAACTCCTATAGTTATGATAGGAGTAGGGCACATTCAATGCCATTCTGTAAAAGAAAACTTGGTGGAccgttatttgtttgtttgttcattaAATGGCAACAACGGTCTCCCATTAGGTAATGGCCAGCCAATCAATTAAACTGAAACCAGTTTCTACAATTAACTCGAGTTTGATATAACTATTAAgtgaagaaattttttaattttacttcaatttaatctaaattatctttttTCTCATATATTAACGGTTTCTTGTTTTTCAGGTAACTGTAcaatcaaatattttgttatatctgACCATAAATGATAAAAATTGGGTAAGTCTCATATCACAGAATTTTTATGTTCGCTTGTTTGCAGACCGTAATTAAATTGATGACATATTGGGTATTTGcttatttttttaacaacagTAAATCTTATCGAGGACCAATTTTTATCAGGCTTATGTCTATTACTCAAAAGGTTTGATAAAATCATTGCTGTTGATTATAATAAAAACATGTTTGTGAAGCAAAAATGATTCTATTTAGTATAGATTTAAAACCCTAATCGAATTTGACATATCCTATGGCTAGTGGTACACCATGTTCTTGAAGAATAGAAAACCAACACGCGAagtcttttttttataattcaatGATACATTTATAACGACAATCGATAATTGCCCCCCAAAAGATAGCTTGCCAACAGCAAGCAAAGAAAAAAGCAATCACCAGCCGGCGGCGGCGGCATtaagtaaaagaaaaacaagcacGTAAACAAATCCTATACCCCCGCGTTGAAGACCCCAATACACCAATGATAAtcattatgttttttttaaacacCACCTTAATCTTCACATAAGAAGCCAATACGTTATAGATAAGCGATGGTTATAAGAAAGGCAAAGAAGTTGTGTAGTTATTTCCCAACGACAGGGCAATAACCATGGTATCACTTACTCTGATTAAAAGCTCTGGCAGCATGGCCATCCACGGCATCCAGCAAGGCGCTTATTGCATAACACCAACCTGCCACAACATAATTGGTGGACATAAACCAAAATGCAATTAAAGCCAAGAAAATGCGAGCATACCCTAGAATTgtatgaaaattggaaaaatgtaAACACAACACCAAAAGCCCACCTCAGTGTATATACAAGATATTCTCTGTAatacacaaaaacaacaacatcgaaGATTCCAAAAATCAAACCGTCTGGACACTGGGGCGCAAAAGCTAAAATCAATAGATTATGTACAGAAATACATCCACCCTCACCACCACCACAGAcgcaattgcggcttccatttCCTCTCCAATCCACAGtgaattaatttaattattattttagaATTCCATCAATTTCCCAGAACATTTGTAGTTGAATAAGACACGATTGTCGTTCTTGTTTTGAGGTTttatactttttgtttttggaatccGATTTGTTGTTCTTTTCTTCAATTTAATTACTCACCGATCAAATTCGGTATAAAGAGGAAAATGTTATCGTGCTCTGGCATGGGCATTTTCAACTAGCCGGTCTAATGtcttatttgtttgttattgcAAAAATCTATTCGCACTACCGTCTTTCCTTCCGTACCAAGTTTTTTCAAGTTCTAAGTTCTTTAATAATTGACAACAAATAGTATAGTATATATATGACAACAATAGTATATGGGATCGAaaagtcgactaatcgatttttttgtgtaaaaaatcgaaaagtcAAGGTCGACTTTTAGTGGCTAATCGAAGATTCGACTTTTTCGTTATATCGATCATTACTTCTGCAGAGCAAGAGCTTGTTAGCCTGTCCACCTATGACAATGAAGGCCTGAAGGGGTTCGATGTCTGGCAAAAACTGTAATAAGATTTATCTTCTACATAGATCAATATGACTTTAGTGCagtttttgtatttattgttATTGTCTACCGATTAATGTCGAATTATGAGTGGAAAGTACTCGGTGTCGTTACTATACGGCATACACAGATGAGGCTACTTCAATTAAATCTGTCAAATTAACATGAGggattttgtttgaaaatttgcatagttATGTTTTTATCGTTTGAAAAAACCTTTGCAATATTAAAGTGAAAATAAAGCCATTACTGAGTTTAATCCtaagaaaattgtttttttaagcTATAATTTTAAATACATAGATACCGTCATCCTCATACAAGAATGCCATAGCGCGCCAcgagatagctgtgagcaccacacaggcccgaacattgaggtccgatctctGTGGGGTTaattgctatcacgagaagcgtagctgcgagctaccaggcgttcacaggttgcggatagtggaatgcttcatatggagtatctgcaacggcagtcgcggacaaactAGAGAAACACGAAAGAGCGGTGTTTTATTGCTGTCAGGCTCTGGTAAATCCTTGGCCTCCAGGCGAACGAGACGGCCTTTGAGCTGGCTGTCAATGGATTTCCGAAGCGCACAGATCGTGCTATAGAATCATCTGTGCGAGATTTTTTCTACAATGACTGCGCAAAGCGGCACGGGTTGCTGGGGAGCAAAGACTATTTGGTAGAGTATTTCGGGGAATAGGGCGTTACTTATACTGAGGctagctccaagatggagtcaaggACTGGATTGGGATCTACTCTGATGCggtcaatatcagtatgtctctgagactgtcggacgagtgtacgatctttcaggcagaggtctgtgccattgcagtagccaaaagagaaattctggcaaggggcttaccgccctcgaaactcagaatttggCGTGGCCTGGCGGActatttggaatccctggataggcttccggcccacgatgtgacgctgacatgggttcctgggcataaggggattccaggaaatgagagggcggacgagtgcgcaaGAAGGGGTTCGTCTGCTGCGGGCGGACCACTTCGGTCTTGCcttcgtgccatttgtcgagatACTGATAGGATGGCCATAGCGGCGTCGGTGGTGAGGTGGGACACgatagatggttgccggactgcgaaggcgctatggcccgttatcgaccggaggaggacaagGGAGTGGCTGGTGGATTAAAATCCTGTATAGTCATTGCAATATCAGGACTTGACGTCGCGCTGGATACAAGGAGATGCGTATTGCTGTTTTATTTTCGAACTTTTTTTATCAGTTttcgcatgatatcgataactaatCAGTACAACTGTGTACTCTATCAAGAAGTTTCAAATAGAATTATTCGATAACGGAAGCTATAATCCAAAAAAATGCGAAACTCGATCGTAATAAGTCGATTGCGAATACAAGGATTAGGCCCcagagatcttgacttctggtaAATGGCTTTCCCACAAACAAatgtgtataaaaatttaagacaaattttcacGACGTCAATGAATCACGTCTCGGTTATAGCAGCCATTGAGCTATTGACCACTCGTTTGTGCCCAACGGCTACTCCCGCGTCCCGGCGACCTAATCCCATGTTCACCccgtgagtgaatcacttcTCGATGATTAGCTAAGCCAGCGTTCTGCCTTTGTCCTTCCGTTGCAGGAACCAATGAGCCATTGACCACTAGACTAGATAGCGTTCACCACGAGTGCGTGCGCAAAGCCGACTCCCGTGTCCAGGCGATCTATCTCCTCAATTATGCTCTGAGTGAATCAAATCTCGGTGGTTAGTTTAGCCAAAGTTCTGTTATTGTCCCTTAGAAGCAGGAGCCAATTAGCCCTAGACTTCCGCTTCCCCTCGACCCAGAGCCTCgttcacgccgtgagtgaatcaaaTCTCGCTAACCTAAGCAGCCAGAGTTTCGCCCAGTGTCCCGCTGACACAGGAGCCACTAAGTCAGAACCCACAGCAGTCATCTACCGGTCTTGGAGTTGAGTAAACCACCTCAGGCCCCATTCACGTCCCAGGCCCGATAGGATAAGCCTAGCATGTAAGCGCATAGTTTAAGAACTGCTACTTTAAGGGCGGATTTCTCGTAGAAAAAATAAAGTTCGTGGTTGCTAACCGGAACGTTAAATTGGTTTTCTCTTTAGAAGACATGGCAAGGTACTCACCAAACATCACTTAGAgtgttcgcgtactcaaaaattttcacaaacttTTACGGAAAGTCGTTCGTTTTTtagtaagagagagagagagttagaGCGAGAAACACTTGGAGAGTTTTGCAAAATAGCTTAGAAATTTCTGCTGAATGTGTTTTCCCCCGCGGAAGCTTCtgacttttttacaaatttttattggcaaattgttactggatacGTACGCGAACACACCGTTATATGATGcagcaatcggtaaacaaaacaCAGCTGTATTTATCGGGACGATAAGACACTAACTGGCACCcatatgccggttaaggtttATCGTTAAGCAATAAGCATATATTCAAAAAACCAAATTCCAGATGAATATCGATACGATAAATTGTAACCGGAAAATGAGAAACCCGCGCTAAATAAAGAATAATTCAAAACCAAGTCCATTTCTCTGTCACTAACAAAAATAACTTTTGCAGACCCCAGTGAGCAATGCCCCCGCAACTAAAAGTAAACTAGtagttacaaaaacaaaattcattttgCGGAACATTAAtaggaaaatatatttattaaattttcttatataAAGAATTAAGTAAACAGTATAAATCACAAAACgtttttaataacatttataatacatatgtatataacaATAAGGaaaaaacacacaacaaagTGAAATGCATAGTAAAGCTTGTACAATTACTTGGAGTTCCCCACTCTCCAATGATTAGGGTCCATTAAGTAATCCCTGTAAAATGAGTAAACTGGTAATTATAGTTTGTGATCACTGAAGAACTGAATTCGAGTACCTTTTCTCCTCCAGGGTTTTTCTGAATACTGCCTTCAAATCACTTAGTTTACCAGCATTGCCACCATATTCTTCAGGTAACATTTCTTTGGGTACATAATCGTATAAAGTCTCTATGCCATTGGTATGAAAATGAATCTGGAGAGGCAAAAGACATTAtgtagatatagatgccaaaaaaatatataaaaatattgattgaTAATGAATATTAACATGGAGAGGTATTAAGATCGTATTGTACAATAACTTGTATCAAATGTAGAATATATCCCAGTATACATTAATGAAAGAAAGGATCAGTAGACCAACAAAATAAATTGTAGAATTGTTTTGGCAGTTACTATGTTCACGTGAAGGGCTCACTAAGCGAAGTTTACGTCACTTGCCGAAAACAGTAAGTGGAAAGGTCCCATGAACATTAATGCTATTTGTGATCGATTGACAAtggcacaaataaaaaaaataaatgaatgcaTATAAAggagtaaaaacgtgctaaatcttgggaacccactaccatggattctcataaatatttacacaaaataaatttagttgaacggCATCATATTACTCTACGCACCaaaccaaggcggatttaaaaagattatcttacgcgaacagctgttatcAGCCGGCTtgttttgacggtattaagatgtcagatttttgtttgcattctctttgttgtcatcttctttctcgcatattctctgctcaaactttggttttttttgggacactcttaTGTACACGTGTATGTgtatacaaaaaattatatatatttatataaattttttttttaaatttcggaGTCTTCAGTCAAATGCGATCTTAATACCTCTTCATTAAATACTTTCAATCAATTTCCTTTTTTAATGCTTTAATTCAacacttttatattttaaacTTTATGTTTTTCGTATTTGAAGTTTCTTGCTGTTTTACATACCATTTCAAAGACCTCTTTGCTTATGAATGGCTTCACCACCATCAGAATTTTATCCAAATACGATGGACAGTTAATCATGTGCATGGCCTTTATCCGCACCGGAAAGGCCAATTGTAAAAACTTCAAATAAGTGCGTAAAGTTCTAAATGATAATCGTGCCACATGTTTCATGGTATAACCGTTCATATCAAAAATTTGTACTTCACCCTCTGACAGCAATGGAGTGTCACCCTTTACCACATCTGGAATTGAGAATCGGCAATCGCTTACCATGATAAAGGTTTTGGTATCTTCGGTGTGATGCATCTGCGAAAAGtgattaaatatataaaatgggAAAGTGTTAAAGACATCAAAATACGGGTCTAATTGATATTTAAACATATATTGAACGATTCATATTACATCCAGATCTTGTATTTAGCTGTTCCCCATATACTTCctcaaaatacttaatttcggTCCGTTCTTGCATTTTCGTGATTTTAAAAGTAACGGATGTTCCTCATATAGTtcctctaaatactaaatttcggTATATTTTTGCCTTTTCGTGATTTTTAAAGTGATCACCAACGTAAAGTTGCTCAACTACTAGACCATACATGGGTGAATAATTGAAGGTTAGGTTACTTGCCGAAAACAGAAAGTGgaaaggccccatgaacataaGGATGTCAAAATGTGCCGATAATGTTCATGGGGCTTTTCCACTTTCTGTTTTCGGCAAGAAAACTAACTAAACTTGAGCAACTTTACGTTGGTGATCACTTTTAAAATCACGAAAAGGTCAAAAATTTAccgaaatttagtatttagtggaagtaaagggtgttttttttgaggttaggattttcatgcattagtatttgacagatcacgtgggatttcagacatggtgtcaaagagaaagatgctcagtatgctttgacatttcatcatgaatagacttactaacgagcaacgcttgcaaatcattgaattttattaccaaaatcagtgttcggttcgaaatgtgttcattcaccgtaacgttgcgtccaacagcatctttgaaaaaatacggtccaatgattccaccagcgtacaaaccacaccaaacagtgcatttttcgggatgcatgggcagttcttgaacggcttctggttgctcttcactccaagtgcggcaattttgcttatttacgtagccattcaaccagaaatgagcctcatcgctgaacaaaatttgtcaaaatttgaacacatttcgaaccgaacactgattttggtaataaaattcaatgatttgcaagcgttgctcgttagtaagtctattcatgatgaaatgtcaaagcatactgagcatctttctctttgacaccatgtctgaaatcccacgtgatctgtcaaatactaatgcatgaaaatcctaacctcaaaaaaatcaccctttatatgaggaACATCTATCGATTGCTCAACTTTTAACTTTGTAATATAGGGCACAAATAGGAAAACGCGTAGACAAAGACCGAATGTAAAAAGTGAACAAGTAGGCATTCTCAATGGcaagtcaaaaataaaaaaaaaaaaacttttatggcgGGTGATCGCTTGACACATCCTTATTAAGTGAATCCTGTAGGCCATACATTACGTTATATAGACTACTTACCATACTAGGATCAAAGTCAGTTAAACGAAGAAATGTGATGCGATAATTTTCTGCCGTTAAACCTGGCAGAGGTACCATATCTCTaggtttttaagaaaatttaaagattttattAGTATCCTTATATCCTTAAGGTTCTTTATAAGTATACTCACGTATACGCAAATGCATTGATTGTATCGTGGTCTGTGGGGTCACGTTCAATATAGATATGTGGATAGTCATTGCGTATGGTATAGTTTATTTCCAATAGTTTTTTGGTTTCCTCAACATCTTTGTACATGCAGTAATAAAAACGGGTCAATAGAATGCGGTCTATAGGGAGACAAAATAGGAAGAATCAGAGTTTAAAAATCGATTAAAGGAAAGTAAAAGAATTCATAAGAAAGTAAAAAAACCTCCTGTTACAGACTACTATAAAAGGTGATATTTGGAAATAAAGAATTATTTTATATAACATAGGACTTCAATTATAGTTCTTGCGTATTGGGTGTTGCGTATACGTAATGAAAATTCTGATATGTCATACGCACCCAAGTATAAAAAGTCTATCTATCACAGAACTGCTTAAACTGTTAAAGCTCTCAAAACAGTGATATAGATAAAAGTCGACAGTACTTATCGGGCGACTGGaagacttttttgaaaatcgtacattttggtacaaaaacgtacaaaatggtactttcttaaaTGTTTGAGTTAAAGctttcaaaatttggatacacgTACAGCCTGacagtgtaaatcgggcgactAGAAGGTTTTTCAGATATTCGTATGATCTAGATCTGGTAGATTGAGAttgattgagctacagctctccAAATTGTGCTACAGTTACATCTCGACAGGATTTAACGGGCgactagaattttttttttgaaatgagctccgacttgtgtggtgtcc includes:
- the LOC106091350 gene encoding alpha-tocopherol transfer protein-like, with product MQAIGDAEQEKTIDYLQKWFEENKKLPNKIDRILLTRFYYCMYKDVEETKKLLEINYTIRNDYPHIYIERDPTDHDTINAFAYTDMVPLPGLTAENYRITFLRLTDFDPSMMHHTEDTKTFIMVSDCRFSIPDVVKGDTPLLSEGEVQIFDMNGYTMKHVARLSFRTLRTYLKFLQLAFPVRIKAMHMINCPSYLDKILMVVKPFISKEVFEMIHFHTNGIETLYDYVPKEMLPEEYGGNAGKLSDLKAVFRKTLEEKRDYLMDPNHWRVGNSK